In the genome of Populus nigra chromosome 19, ddPopNigr1.1, whole genome shotgun sequence, the window tttattaaaaagtcaAGTTGACTCgattttataggatttttttgaCCTGAGATTTACTTTTAAccataaattcataatttcttattgaaaaaacctctaaaaattaaaaagaattatttctctatttaaaaaattcatctcaAATGgaaaaaatctcttttaatttaaatataaaaatgtattcTCAAATCAAGTTTGGCATGCGAAATTATTCCCTTTTCTTCCTTATATTGAAACCATAGTTTTTATACATGATTCCAGAGGATAAGTTCTAGATCACTTTCTAGATCAATAGGGAggtgaattaatttaattattttttataaaaatataaaaattatatacattgaaaaaataaatcaaaaataaaattattagattttaattaaaatttttactaGCTGATCAGATTAcagattaatttttcatttatttttattaaacctaGCTCCGCCTAATTCTCGGATCAAGAATCAACCAGTAGGTCAAGTCAGGTTTTAAAGCCGTGATTGAAATTGCTatttgtagtttttgtttttttaataatatataataaagtaGGGGAGCAAATTCACTCAgcgaaagaaaataaagaatacaCGGCACACCATGCAAAAAGAAAGTGGATTCGACAGTGAAGAAAAAGAGAGGTCGGGTTTGCCTGCCCGATATCTTTCCAAGACGGGCCCGCCTGATGACGAAGAAAAGTCGAATCTCGGACTAAGAAGTCGGGCTTTGAATCGAATCAAGGCCCATCCTCTCCCTCCAAATATAGCggcctcttcctcttcctcggTCCTAGTCCCATATATCTCCAGCAACCTTTTTCAAtaaccaaataattaaataaaaagaaacagaaagagAGCGCGAGATGGAGAAAAACGAAACCTCCTCTTCGTCCATGGCAATCTTACCACGAAGCTCACACTAACGCTAAAGCAGTTAATAAATTTCTTATCCTGAATTTCTACTTAGGTTGTTTTATTCACAATTATTTCACCTCGTGCTTGCAAATTAAGACAATTTCATTCGAATCTCTTAGGAATGGTAGATGCTGTTGGAAATTTGATTAAACAATGtgctataatatttatttttattttaggcaTGGAAGGAGTGAACAAATAGGGATGACAATGGGCATTTAGATGTTAGGTTTCATGCTCATTTCCTaccaattaattatttcttggttaaaatttttatatatttataattaaattatttattagtttGGGTATTTATTATATGCTATTATTaattatccaataaaaaataaaatagtatatttcgagttatattttgataaatttcaactcgggttcaataatatttatattacctATTCGATAAGATAATTATCTAAATaacacttattttttcataagatGAGTATTTATCATGTTCATTTTAAATTGCCATCATGATGGACAAAGAGCAGTTTATGAAATGAGCAAAGGATCAAAGTATTTTGAGAGGGAGGGAAAAAAAGGAGGCTTTAACGAGGCAGAAAATCGAAAACATGCGTGCTCAATGTGCGAAGCTTAGTTCTGCTGATATCTCCCATTATCAAACAGTAAAGCTCTAGAATCCCTAATAAATGCTTGTGGTTTCTCTTTTATTCCTCTTGCAATTTATAATGTTGACGATGAACTATTATTTATAGGCAGCAGATAGAAGAATTTTGAGCTCGGAGCGACGCTTGATCTTTCGAGGATTTGCTTGCATGGGGAAATGGATGCTTTGCATGCGGCTGTTGAAAGTGAAACAATGAGAGTAATATATCCATCGTTGAAAGGGAAACCAATGGCTGCTAATTATGATGTTTGCATTGGATTAACTGCCTGATAAGCTTTGCAGACACGAAGATTTTGGGTTTGTGCTGCAATGCCTGGTTTCATTTGCACGTAAATTATGCTCAGAGTTAATTTTTCCTCCTACAGATTTCAAGAAATATACTCATCACAGTAAAATAACTAGAGAAGGATAGTCAGCATGTTCTTAATAGAGGTTACTTTTATCTTCTTCCTGCTCTACGAAGTACGAACATAAGCTGCAAAGAAAGGTCGTCTAGTAAAATCTGTCATCTTTAGGgacctattttaatttttaaaactcgacATAGGACTTAGGAGTCCAGTGTTGATCCAATATATATGTGCCACGCTTCACCACAGTGGATAACATCAAAACCTCTCGGCAGTCGGCACTGCCTGTCTCAAAGTGTCCATCCTCTTTCATTCCGCTCCGCTACTAAacaactggaaaaaaataaatggaattgACATCCATTATTCCTACCTTCAAAATCTCTTTGCCAAATCCAGGAAGACAAGCAAGAACCCATATCTCTTGCTTAATTACTCCAGTTTCTTATTTATCATCACCAGACCAaatgacaacaacaaaaacccacTTCAATTCCAGCAACATTCAATATGAGATTAACactaacaatataaaaaacgtAGCTGTGCCAACCATGACTGAAGTATTGGCTGCATCGAAGGCCCAGAATCTGGACCTTCAGCTACAAACACTAGGACCCTTTTTCAGAATCACAGCTAAGAGTCTTGAAACTCAAAATGAGCTTGGGAGAGCTGAAGGTTTGATAAGGGTCTGGTTAAAAGGCAAGATTCTCCATTTGGATTCAATAAGATTGAGAAGAGAAACACTTGGCATGGAAAAATCAATCTTTGGCATTGGTTTGTTCATTGGAGCTGTTGCTATTCGGTACGGGTATGACTCTGGTTGTAAGACTGCTGAGTTGCTTGCTATTAATGACTCTGATCTTTACCATTCTAAGGTTATTTGCCTTCGCTCACAATTCTCTTTTTAGTTTACGGAAATCGAAGCAGCCTATTCCGTTCTCTGCTTTAGGTCTTTGGATAAATTTATCTGCTTTCGTTACCTTTGATTGAAGAGCTAAAGTTGTTTTGATCTGATTATTTAGGCAGAAATTCTTCAATGTTGTGGATTACTGTTAACTATTTTCACCCTTTAGTTACCCACATGGTCAAAAAATTGTGCAGGTTACCTGTAATGATAGGTCAATTACACTGAGCATCAGGACTTGATTATTTATTGCTTCCAAAATATGATAAtggttattgaaaaacataactTCTTGGATCTTCTACCGAGCAGATGTAAAATCCTTAACTGTATTGCTTTGTCTCTTGATTTGCTAGCTTGTTAGGTTCTACACTAGAATTGGGTTCAAGGCTGTGTACGAAGTGACGGGCTCGACTATTGGAGACCTTCCTCACATGTTGGTCTGGGGTGGCATTGGAACCCGAATGGATGCTGATGTCGAAGAGCTTCTAATAAAATGGTGTGCCAGGTTCAAAAGTCGAGAATGAAGGGTGATACCCATTGCTTATGCAGTTTATTCTGCAATCATGTGGTTCAAAGGATGGAGTTCTGAACTGAAAAGAATTATGTTTGGCTGAAGGCATTAGCCTAAATCATTGCCCTGATCTATTAGCTCGGAGAAATATAATGATTTTCCTGGAAAATGCTTATACTTTGCGGTTGATATCAAGATGCCAATAAATTCTATTGCTGGTTTGATGAGGCCAAAAGGAAGGAAAAGGTATTGCTCTTTTGGTATGATGGTGCGTTTCAACGGCAAGACtcgaaatataattatttgccACTTAAGTTGCAAGTCATTACATTGTAACATGATGTTCAAGCACAGAGCTTACCAGAAGAAATATCATCGACTATTTAGTGATCTGCGGTCTTCTAATACCAGCTAAATACTTTCTGTTCAAAATCTTGTAGGTGTTCAAGCAATGAAAGcagttttttcttgaattttttttatggaaacaaTTTGCAAGGAAATGTGGTCATGATGTTGGAAATATGTATCCACTTTGTCCTATCTAGTTCATATTTGAGCATGTAGAATTTAGTTTCCACTAGAAATGAATTGCAACTCCCATTGTTTTCCAAATGATGATGCTCTTGTTTTGCAGTATGACTTCAACCAAAGCTTTTTCAACATCTAGAATGGTCCATATCATTTTGTctcattaaaatgaaaaaaaacacttgccTGCCATATTCCAGGAATTACATATCACTGAAGTTTTTATAGGATATTAAACaatagaaaatttcaaaattgtgTGTAGATTTGGGTGGGTGCTATTGGATTGATCCAAGTAATTGATCATGATGAATTGCATACTCAAATGATCAGAGCAGTGACTTGCAGTAGAAATGTAGGATCTGTCAGACAACATGGCAAtctaagaaacaacaaaaatacgATGTGATGACTTAAGAGAAAACAAGATACAAAACAAAGGAAAGAACCATATAATACACGACAAGAAAGCTTGCAAACAAGATGGATGAAACTAGGAAGAACCTCTTGCAGGCATTTCAAAATCAGAGAAGAGTCTAGGACCTTAGGGTACCCCTTTGCTTCTTGTAAAAGCAATGAATCCATGTTGGCCTTTCTTGCAGAGCACCAACAGAAGGTAATGAGGTACCAGAACTGCATCAACTGGACAAAACTGAAGAATGAAGGACTTTCAGAGCACGAGGGACAGAATCAGTCCAATTCCTGGAAACGTGTCAAGGGATTTGGCATTAAATACGGTAGAAATTGTCAAGTTTGACTTGGGTTTGATTTCATGCTCTATCAGAGTGGCCATAGTCCAGGATCCTCCGACCATCACAATGTTCTCCTTTATTGAAAACCTCCTAGTTATCTTTGCTGCTGCCGCAAATTTCCTCTCACGATCAAAATAGTGTGAATATGTCGCCCCGAGATCCTCACCCTTGCGTGTCCTGAAAAGTTTGGAGAGAATGCGTTGTCTTAATGTCTTGGGCAACAACGGATGACAACAACCACACGCAGAAATCATGCATAATAGAGATATTAATTGCCAATAGAATCAGATGCTCTGTTTTATTGTTCTGATTCTATTCACAGTTGATATCTCTATTAACGCTGACACTGAGCAGGTCTTTTTATCTCACGACATGTTGCGAGTTTAACTAGAAATGattgttcatatttttcatcagtGTAGGTAAATTAACTTACAGAAAAATTGATGCTTCACATTTCGACTTTGTCATGCGAATTCCTGTGTCAAAGACGCGAAATTGTCTATCATTTGCATCGTAAGCTGTCCTCATGACAGTTAATAATCAAGTTTAGGAAATCAAGCCACAATAAGTTGTTAATCATGACAGTTAATGCAAATTAAtctcttgttatttgtttcccTGTTCGTAAATAATCAAGCTTGATACAATGCcagcactatatatatattgtaaaccTTGTTTCTTTCTTAATAATGAAAACAGATTCTCTGtttttatggtatcagagcatctcATCTGGGAACCAAAGCAATCACAACATCAAAATTTTAGCCAATCTTCACAAAAGACATGACTTCATCTGCAAAATGGGATAATCCAAATCATCCACTTTATCTTCACCACTCAGATCAGCCAGGTGCCATCCTTGTACGGCAAGCCTTGGTGGAAGATAGTTACAGCACATGGAGACAATCCATGACTATGGCTTGGACAGTGAAAAACAAGGTTGGACTCATAGATGGTTCAATCAAAGAACCAGACGAGAGCAATCAGGAAGAAAGTCAACAACGGAATGGGTGCAACAATTTGGTTAAAACTTGGCTGCTAGGATCAATGTCCAAAGAAATTGCTAGCAGCGTCATCAATAGCAAAAATGCTAGACAAATGTGGCTCGATCTGCAGGAACGATTCGCACATACAAACGTGGTCCAGCTATTCAATGTTAAGAATGAGATTCATGATTTGTGCAAGATTACATGTCTGTCGGATCATATTTTACAAAACTGAAGGGCCTATGGAATGATCGTGATGCACTCTGCACCTTTCCAATATGCACCTGTGGATCACTTAAAGAGATAATCGCATATTTGGAAACGCAGAAAACAATGAAGTTCCTTATGGGActtaaatagaaatttaaagaaatagaaGAACGCTAAACTGCTGTGAAATAACTTCGTTTGCATAACTGGCTTTGCTGTTTTTAAGATAATCTGGGAAAACACTCAATCTTGAATGATAAACAAAATGATCCGATGATATCCTTGGCATAAAAAAAGAATCGTTGTTAGGTTGTCCAATTATCAACACGTTCTCCTTCCTTGATTGAAACATCCTAGAGATGTATTGATGATGTTATCATCTTATATACGGATCCAGCGATTTGCAGGCTTCTAGTTATTAATGGCAGGAATCACTTCTTTCATGTTGAGGTATCTATCACATGGTATCCAATTTCAGTGTCCCCAGGAGACAGAGAAGACATGGGTGAGAAAGGCCGGGGTTTCCGATGATCAAAACAAAAgatcacagttttttttttaaatctcaaaaCTACTGTGTTCTTTGTGCACACGATTTGTccatgataaattttaaaattctccATGATTAAATGTCAGTACTTATTCAATGAATCCATTTCCAGGAGAAAGACATTAACAAGAGAGAAAATCACATTCAATAAGAAGATTTTCTCCCATCTCAAAAAGTactattattttactattaatttttgaaatgattatttttttttgttatatttgaaattcaaatgcTACAACCTAATATGTGGTCATATTTTCAACGGCTATAATCACATATAAAAAGAGCTCTTAAACTATTATTCCCATCCATCATTTTCATATGGTTGAAAGAGAGagttttatagaaaatataattgGAAGAGATCGGTGcaaatgtagtttttttaatatatatatatatatatatttatttatttatttaaaaaaaagattaaaaataaaaaattattgtcgtTCTATATAAGGATTGCTATTCACAAAACTTAAATAATGAGTAAAACATCAATAatcctctataaaaaaaaaattacatgctaGCCATTATAATTAAGGAGTTATATTACAGAGCGTGAATGCCTACTCTCTTATAAAGtaaatattgatataattatttcttaaaaatcacaaaatctaATTAGTTTCCTCttgatgatattaataatactaatatTACACGTTAATGAATCTCATTGGCTGTTAGCTAGCATAACTCCATATTACAATAATAACGTTCGgatggttaaaaattaaatcctcCTACCGTGAGAAACTCAACGATAAGGAAACCGACAGGCACACTCTCTTGTCCTCCTTTAAAAACTTCTTGGGGGAagactctctctcttctctccaaGGCACGCCGCCGCTGCGAATCAAACTCTCTTCCAAAACCCTATCCCTCTCTGTTTCTCTATGGCACCAAAACGTGCTCCTCCCGTTGAAGATCCACCTTCTGCTTCTAGCtccgaagaagaagaagaagaaacttccAGTGGTGAAGAAGAAGCATCTGATGATGAACAGAGCCATCCCTCTCCTCCACAGCCACAAACCAAAACCATCCGAACCCAAAACTCAGCCCCCAAAAAACCCGAGCCCACCACTCAACAATCTGAATCTGAGCTCGAATCTGATTCTGGGTCGGAGTCAGAATCCGAATCTGAATCCGAACCCGACCAGAGTGTCAAGCCTATAACCTCTAAACCAATGGAGGAGACCCCACCGAAGGAAGCAGCAGCGGTCAAGAAGTCCAGATCCAAACCAGCTGTAGCCGCCACTCCGGAGAAATCAACAGCTGTGAAGAGGGGTAACGGGGCTGATCGCGATTCAAAAGACTTGAAACGGGCTAAGAGTAAGGAATCCGAGCCTGAGAAGTCCGAGGACTCCAAAAAACAGCTCTTTCAAAGGTTGTGGACTGAGGAGGATGAGATTGCGCTGTTGCAAggtataattgattttattgcaGAGAAAGGTTATGACCCATCAAAGGATATGAATgcgttttatgattttattaagagGTCTTTGCATTTTGATGTGTCTATGACTCAATTGAAGGATAAGATTTCTAGGTTAAGGAAGAAGTTTGAGAATCATgtgaaagggaaaaaaggagAAAGCAAGATTTTTAGCAAACCGCATGATCAGAAGGGGTTTGATTTGTCGAAATATATTTGGGGCAGTGAAGGGACTATTAAAGCTAACgggaagaaaaacaataatagtaatgataataaaagaGGGAATGCTAAGAAACTAGAGGCATTGAAGGCTGAGTTGGGTATGGATGTGGGGGAGGAGGAGAGAATGGAAGTTGAGATGGAGAGAGATTCAAGTGTCAAAAAGGTTTTGAAGTTTGATGGAAGTGCGAGTGGTGGAAAAATGGATGATTATGTGGTGAGAAATGGATTGGATTTTGCGCATGGAATGAAGAAGGCAGAGATGGAGGAGAAGTGGAGGAAGTTGCATATGGCTGAATTGGAGTTGTTTTTGAAGCGGAATGAATTGATACGAGAGCAAGCAAAGTTAATGCTGTCAGCTTTTAAAGCTGACAAGGATTAGTGTGGTCGAGAAGATACATGTAGAGGGGTTTCATGGTTTAAGTAATAAGTGATCTTGTtagcttttccttttttgtttaggTTTCATAATCAGCACTAAGTTTGGAATGTTTAGCTTCATAGATAATATTATCCGTAGTCCTTTTGTTCTGCACAATTCTGTTTTCAAGGCTTAACTCTCATTTAGTAGCTATGCTatgttttatttctcatttagtagatgttttgttgtttatttcttatttcatagttattgtgtttgattaatgGGTTTAACATCAAtaagttttttgtttgttatccATCATCGCCTTGTGGTTTGATGTGCTCTGCACAAATTTTTCCATAGGTGCTCTTAACAGTCTTATCTCTGTAGTTTATTGGGGAAATAAGTTGTTTCATCACCATATTGTTTGATGGTTATATGAAATTTGTCTTCACTTTCTGAAAAAGTATACTCAAATTATGACTATATGGTGTGTTTGCAGTAAGAACTTGCATAAAAAGTATGTTGTTTCAATTTATATCAAGGAAACGTTTCTCTCGTAGTTAATATATCCTTGAAAACAAGTTCGGCAGATGATAGAGAAACTATTGGCTTCAGATCGATTGGTGGATAATTTTTcagattattattgttgttttttttagcttatcTGCCTTATGTTGGATAATATCCACACCATGTGGGTTAATGATGCTTAGCGATAATATGAGATGGCTTGGTGAATGTGGCTTGTTCCAGCCTAGGGTATTGGCACACACATATGAACTCGGCTCCGAAATAGAGTAGAAAACTGAGATCCACTTTAAGCAAATGAACTTGGCTCCATTTCCTATCAACCTTTCGGACATTTCCTATTGAAGGCTAAAGAAACAGAACAGTTGATTTCAGAACTGTCCAGAGGGACTGGACAAGGAACTGGGCTTATCTAAGACCGGGGATGTATCATCTATGATGTATAATTCGCAATAACTCTGCTATTAGAATCGATGGCCTGCTTTATCAGGAAATGACCAGGGCCTGAAAGTAATCAACCAAAAAGTAAATACACTTGTTGACAGTTTCTTGAATACCAGTCAATTATAGAGTTTGTTTTGATGACAAAACAAAGCATAGAGAAAATCCCGCCGCTTCTTTATTTGCCATTCCCCTCTGTGCATGACCTTTTGCAGGTAAAAACAAAGGACTTATAAACCAAGAAAGGGGAATGTAGAAATCTTTGGTTTTTCAACAGAATAAGAGCACACAGGAAACTCTTTGGCACAATTTCGACTTGAgggagaacaagaagaaaaaccacGTCAGTTGATTTTCTAAtaccaaaaccagaaaaaacagCCAGCataattgattttcttctccATAGTAATGAATAAATGATGTCTGGTCGAGAATGGGATGGTGTTGATTCCGAAAGGAAATATGCTTGATATGGCATCTGCCTGCATTTTGTAGTCACGTATACTGATTAAGATCTTCTGCGTGCTGTTTCTTGTGTTCAAGTGGTTAAAGCAGTTTTCTCCATACTACTTGTTAAAGACTGATTTGACTAATTGCATCATCAGTGAATCGGTGTATGAATACATGATAATTAGAATTATGCGTGTGACAACAGTCAATCTTTATGAGTTTGAGTGGGTAGAAATTAGCGTCAACTGAAAAGGATTTGCATTAACTGTTGTCGGCAAACACAACGATTCAACTGATGCTGTTTCAACTTTCAACGACAAGGAGGGTAGCTGTCCGTTGTTCTTCtttcttggttgaaaatgaaaaaaaaaatggctacCTGGTATATAGTTGCCATTTAGAGGAAATAGAAAAGCTCTATCCTGAGGCTCTCAGCTCTGCTTTGTGAAGAAGTACAAACAATGACTCACATTAAGAGGCACATGACAATCTAAGACAACCAAAAATATGATTGCTTGAAAAAAGTGTACTTTTGTAGTGCACAAGGCAGACTAACTGCTCAAGTGAATCAGGGTTTAGGTAAATGGTCATAGGAACTTTTCAGCTGTTGGATTTCTAACAGAAGACAAAGGAAAGTCTAGTTCAAGCCTCCTTACCAGTAACTATATATGTTATGGACATGGTAAAAGCAGTGTATTTGTTTGCCTTTTTTTCAAAGCAACAGCAGAAGGTATTGAACGATCAGAATTCCATCAGCTGGACCACACAACTGAAAATGGATAAACCTTTCAGATTACGAGAGAGAGGGACCATATCTGATTACGGGAATCCTGTCAAGGGCTTTGGGGTCAAATTCACTAGAAATTTTAATGCATGTCTTGGGTTTGATTTTATGATGCAGGAGAGTAACCAAGTGAATCAGGGTTTAGGTAAATGGTCATAGGAACTTTTCAGCTGTTGGATTTCTAACAGAAGACAAAGGAAAGTCTAGTTCAAGCCTCCTTACCAGTAACTATATATGTTATGGACATGGTAAAAGCAGTGTATTTGTTTGCCTTTCTTTCAAAGCACCAGCAGAAGGTATTGAACGATCAGAATTCCATCAGCTGGACCACACAACTGAAAATGGATAAACCTTTCAGAttacgagagagagagaccatATCTGATTACGGGAATCCTGTCAAGGGCTTTGGGGTCAAATTCACTAGAAATTTTAATGCATGTCTTGGGTTTGATTTTATGATGCAGGAGAGTAACCAGCTTCCCACGACTTTCAAACCTTGCCTTGACTGTCGTTTTATCATCCATAATCCATGTTCCTCCAACTACAAGAACATTCTCCTTTTCTGAAAGCATCCGAGAGACCACTGCTGCTTCTGCAACTTTCTTCTCATGATCAAAATAATGAGCATATGATGCCCTTAGTAAGATACCCTTATTTGTCCTGAAAAGTTTAGAGAGAATGAGTTGCCGTAAGTCTCCTTCCCTGTTTAGGCAACTATAGATAATAACAACAGACACAAGCCATAAGCATGATGACTATTAGCAGGTTGTTTAACGTATAATATGTTGCTAGTTTAACTAGGAAAGTCGGTCCAATTTTTCACCAGTGCAGGCAAAATAACTTACAAAGTAATTCATCCATCAAAATTTGGTTTTGTCACTCTAATGCCTGTGTTAAATTCGTGAAATCTCTTCGAAGCAAGATTGTATGGCGTCTCCATACCAAATGCAAGGTGTGGAGCACCAAAAGTTGCAGAAAGCTGAATTATATGGCGGCTGGTTGAAGGAAGTCTCGTAGATAAAGCAGCATTTTTGTAGAAGTATTCTACTTTATACGGAACTAGAAGCAGCACCTGCAGGGGACCAGAAGAAAAGGTGATTAAACTTCTACATTTCCAATCAATTTGGGTAAGACGAGATAAAATgacaaatttttgtttaatttgcaTATGTTGTCTCAATGCATCTGATCATTTGAGTAAGAGAAAGGACATTATGCAAGGAAACAggaattttatcatttctttcCGTGTTGGAGAATCATACAGTATTCAATGTGATTGAATTTAGGAACCTTAGCTTCAGAATCTTACTCAGGTAAAGCACAAAAACAGTCCATACCTTTTAGAGCTATGATCTGGCAATTTCAGTGAAAATGTATCCTTCATGGTCTGCGATGCTCAATGTAAAGGTTGTGAAATCTTCCATAAAGCGAAAGAGATCAGATAAAATAATAGTGAAGTAACAGAACATGATTTTAAGTTTACAAGTAAGAGCCGAGAACTAAATCCACGAACTCACTGGTAATTTTGAGTCAACATCGACCTTAACAGAAGCATGAATATCTTCCTGATTGTATTCTGCTGTAACACCTGCAATTGAACCTTGCGCTATCTTGCCAGCATATTAAGTAACAGCTTGAACAATGCAAGACATTCAATTTTTCATCAATATATGGCATTACAAGGAAGGATTAATCATAAAGTGGAACAGATATGTCAATttcatcttaaaatatataagaagaaatttctttcttttcttgtataGAATTTGAGAGAATCAATTATAGGATttgataaccaaaaaaaaaaaaacataagaaaaaattgaattctattACTATTGCGGGAAACTAGGGCGAGGGAAATTATCAACATACC includes:
- the LOC133679640 gene encoding uncharacterized protein LOC133679640 — encoded protein: MELTSIIPTFKISLPNPGRQARTHISCLITPVSYLSSPDQMTTTKTHFNSSNIQYEINTNNIKNVAVPTMTEVLAASKAQNLDLQLQTLGPFFRITAKSLETQNELGRAEGLIRVWLKGKILHLDSIRLRRETLGMEKSIFGIGLFIGAVAIRYGYDSGCKTAELLAINDSDLYHSKLVRFYTRIGFKAVYEVTGSTIGDLPHMLVWGGIGTRMDADVEELLIKWCARFKSRE
- the LOC133680281 gene encoding GLABROUS1 enhancer-binding protein-like — its product is MAPKRAPPVEDPPSASSSEEEEEETSSGEEEASDDEQSHPSPPQPQTKTIRTQNSAPKKPEPTTQQSESELESDSGSESESESESEPDQSVKPITSKPMEETPPKEAAAVKKSRSKPAVAATPEKSTAVKRGNGADRDSKDLKRAKSKESEPEKSEDSKKQLFQRLWTEEDEIALLQGIIDFIAEKGYDPSKDMNAFYDFIKRSLHFDVSMTQLKDKISRLRKKFENHVKGKKGESKIFSKPHDQKGFDLSKYIWGSEGTIKANGKKNNNSNDNKRGNAKKLEALKAELGMDVGEEERMEVEMERDSSVKKVLKFDGSASGGKMDDYVVRNGLDFAHGMKKAEMEEKWRKLHMAELELFLKRNELIREQAKLMLSAFKADKD